TCGGCCAGGCCTTGTCATAGAGGTTGAAGGTCGGTGCGACGGCGGCGACGTCCATGTTGGCTTCGTAGTAGGCGTCGAGCGTACCTACATCGCGCCAGTAGAGCGCATGCTGCTTGTTCTCGTCGACGAAGTTGTAGGCGTTGACGCGGAAGCGGCCGAGCAGCTTCGGCAGAATGTTGTGGCCGAAGTCATGCTTTGAGTTGGGATCTTCGGCGTCCTTCATCAGCTCGGGCAGCAGGACGTCTGTGTTGAAGATGTAAATGCCCATCGACGCGTCGACCATGTCGGGGTTGAAGGGCGAGCGGATCTTGGTTTCCTTCGGCTTCTCAATGAAGCCGGTGACCTCGCCGTTCTTCGCGACTTCCACGACACCGAACTGCGACACCTCTTCGGGCTCAATCGGCAGCGTTGCGATGGTCACATCCGCGCCGCTCTGCTGATGCTGCTCGAGCATCAGCGCGTAGTTCATCTTGTAGATGTGGTCGCCCGAGAGGATGAGCACGTACTTCGGCTCTTCCGAGCCGATCGAGTAGATGTTCTGGAAGACGGCGTCGGCCGTGCCCTGATACCAGCTCTTGGAAACGCGCTGCATCGGCGGGATGATTTCGATGAACTCGCCGAGTTCCGAGGCGACGACCGAACCCCAGCCTTCGCGGATGTGGCGGTTCAGGCTGAGGGCCTTGTACTGCGTCAGGATGTAGACGTGGCGCAGGTCAGAGTTGATGCAGTTCGACAGCGTGATGTCGATGATGCGGTACTGCCCGGCGAAGGGAACAGCCGGCTTGGCGCGATCGCGCGTCAACGGAAACAGTCGCTCGCCGGCTCCACCCGCCAGCAGTACTCCAAGGGTATCTCTCATGTTTGCCACAGACCTCTAATTTCCCAACCGTCTTCGCGTCGTTCCGCTGGATTGAAAGTGCTTTTGATAGGACGCAGAATACGACAACCTTGATGCCTCATCCTGTCGAGCGTAAGCAACTTTCTTACGCGGCGCGCGGCATGGTCAAGGGAGGCGCAGACGACAACGCCTCCGCGAGGAACGGAGGCGTTGTGAAAACACTGGCTGCTATTCGCTTTTCTCTTCATCCGGCTTAGCGGAGTCACCACTGTCTTCGGTGGTGATGCGAAGACTCTTGAGGAAGCTGAGGTCGTTCTTGGTGAACGGTCCGCCTTCGCTGCCTTCTTCAAGCTGCTCGGTTTCGGACTCTTCGTTCTCGTCCACTTCGTTCAGACCGATCGTGGCTTCGAGCATCAGGAGTACATCGAAACCTTG
The nucleotide sequence above comes from Granulicella cerasi. Encoded proteins:
- the glgC gene encoding glucose-1-phosphate adenylyltransferase, with translation MRDTLGVLLAGGAGERLFPLTRDRAKPAVPFAGQYRIIDITLSNCINSDLRHVYILTQYKALSLNRHIREGWGSVVASELGEFIEIIPPMQRVSKSWYQGTADAVFQNIYSIGSEEPKYVLILSGDHIYKMNYALMLEQHQQSGADVTIATLPIEPEEVSQFGVVEVAKNGEVTGFIEKPKETKIRSPFNPDMVDASMGIYIFNTDVLLPELMKDAEDPNSKHDFGHNILPKLLGRFRVNAYNFVDENKQHALYWRDVGTLDAYYEANMDVAAVAPTFNLYDKAWPMRTRAYQYPPAKFVFGEPGRTGMGINSIVSSGSIISGAVVRDSVLSHDVRVNSYADVDSSVIFSHVNIGRHCRIRHAIIDRDVHIPDGTVIGYDPAEDRKNYFVTESGLTVVTRDYSVYENPVSPEFLSQNF